Proteins encoded by one window of Lactobacillus sp. ESL0684:
- a CDS encoding GNAT family N-acetyltransferase, whose amino-acid sequence MQLREVKWGKPEYHDFKQLYLTAFPGWERFPVIALTMMAWHKNVHYMALYDQNKFCGLAYYVEGETVIYLTYLAINDQLRGQGYGTKILTFLKNEFASKEIILDIEPVVAEAENYQQRLSRLRFYERNGFKQTQYDLVEKRGHTQVMSTSSEFDPVIMTRILRQMSFGLYRFTVEHR is encoded by the coding sequence TTGCAACTTAGAGAAGTTAAGTGGGGTAAGCCGGAATATCATGATTTTAAGCAGCTCTATTTAACGGCTTTTCCGGGATGGGAGCGATTTCCAGTTATAGCTTTGACAATGATGGCTTGGCATAAGAATGTTCATTATATGGCACTTTATGATCAAAATAAATTTTGTGGGTTGGCCTATTATGTTGAAGGAGAAACGGTTATTTATTTGACCTATTTGGCAATTAATGACCAATTGCGCGGTCAGGGATATGGCACTAAAATATTAACTTTTCTGAAAAACGAATTTGCTAGTAAAGAAATTATTCTAGATATTGAGCCAGTAGTTGCAGAAGCTGAAAATTACCAGCAGCGTCTTAGTCGCTTGCGTTTTTATGAGCGCAATGGCTTTAAGCAGACTCAGTATGATTTAGTAGAAAAACGTGGGCATACCCAGGTAATGTCGACTAGTAGTGAGTTTGATCCTGTGATTATGACCAGAATTTTGCGACAGATGAGTTTTGGCTTATATCGTTTTACAGTTGAGCATAGATAA
- a CDS encoding MurR/RpiR family transcriptional regulator: MNPLISIQKKYLTFSKNEKVIADFILQNSPDINNMKISELASKTNTSNATITRFVHKLGCASYSDMKINIGKHLIHATSKNENNILNEVFNFYQTVIKNTQQMIDESSIKKFINLLKQQKNIIIIGASSSGTSAQTFALRLMRMGLNAQSFADPYWMQMRASIACSQDLFLAISNSGVTDSIVKTLNFAQENQAKIVSITSYLANPVAKMSDLTFHVYNPRFANNEKFINSQFSNMYLIDVLTSYLQEDNCFNQTMKTTRNSIGDK, from the coding sequence TTGAATCCACTAATTTCTATCCAAAAAAAATATTTAACTTTTTCCAAGAATGAAAAAGTTATCGCTGATTTTATTTTGCAAAACAGTCCTGATATTAACAACATGAAAATTTCCGAATTAGCAAGCAAGACTAACACTTCTAATGCAACGATTACGCGCTTTGTCCATAAGCTCGGTTGTGCGAGCTATTCTGATATGAAAATTAATATTGGCAAGCATTTAATCCATGCCACTTCCAAAAATGAGAATAATATCTTAAATGAAGTTTTCAATTTTTACCAAACTGTGATTAAAAACACGCAACAAATGATTGATGAAAGTTCGATTAAGAAATTCATTAACTTACTTAAACAACAAAAGAACATCATTATTATTGGTGCCAGCAGTTCTGGTACTTCAGCACAAACTTTTGCATTACGGCTAATGCGCATGGGATTAAATGCACAAAGTTTTGCTGATCCCTATTGGATGCAGATGCGTGCTAGTATTGCATGTTCGCAAGATTTATTCTTAGCTATTTCTAACAGTGGCGTCACCGATTCAATTGTCAAAACCTTAAACTTTGCCCAAGAAAACCAGGCCAAGATTGTCTCAATTACAAGTTATTTAGCTAATCCAGTTGCTAAAATGAGTGACTTAACCTTTCACGTTTATAACCCTCGGTTTGCTAATAATGAAAAATTTATTAATTCACAGTTTTCCAATATGTATCTGATTGACGTGTTAACTTCATACTTGCAAGAAGATAATTGCTTTAATCAGACCATGAAAACTACCAGAAATTCAATTGGCGACAAATAA
- a CDS encoding PTS system mannose/fructose/sorbose family transporter subunit IID, giving the protein MKRHLVFYNSHVNFDAAILGLSAAMEETTRPDEKEGINPLKTGLMGPLAGLGDSLIKFTWIPIVGSIGASLAFSGNVFGPILMFILYNIINVFGRYYAVVYGYKKGIDFLNKNQQSDLIQRITTMANVVGLMVVGALISTVIKVSTPIKIAVHSNVSSKVGNNVIKLQSMFDKIMPGVLSLLVTVAVYFILKKTNGKHAALITILMMVIVIGLSYCKIL; this is encoded by the coding sequence ATGAAACGCCATTTAGTCTTTTATAATTCACATGTCAATTTTGATGCGGCAATTCTAGGATTGTCTGCAGCGATGGAAGAAACAACGAGACCAGATGAAAAAGAAGGTATTAATCCACTAAAAACTGGCTTAATGGGACCACTTGCTGGACTAGGTGATAGCTTAATTAAATTTACTTGGATTCCAATAGTTGGTAGTATTGGTGCTTCATTGGCATTTAGCGGTAATGTATTTGGTCCAATTTTGATGTTTATTTTATACAACATCATTAACGTCTTTGGTAGATATTATGCAGTTGTTTACGGTTATAAAAAAGGCATCGACTTTTTGAATAAAAATCAGCAAAGTGATTTGATCCAACGCATCACAACGATGGCAAATGTGGTGGGATTAATGGTAGTCGGCGCGCTAATTTCAACTGTGATTAAGGTTTCAACGCCAATTAAAATTGCTGTCCATTCTAATGTGTCAAGCAAAGTTGGAAACAATGTCATTAAACTGCAATCGATGTTTGATAAGATTATGCCTGGTGTCCTAAGTTTATTGGTAACAGTAGCTGTTTACTTTATTTTAAAGAAGACTAACGGTAAACATGCGGCACTAATTACCATTTTGATGATGGTCATTGTCATTGGATTATCCTATTGCAAAATTTTATAA
- a CDS encoding diacylglycerol kinase family lipid kinase, with product MTKKARLIYNPVSGHEQMPKNVGDILDVLEQAGYEASSFRTTPQAKSAQTEATRAANAGFDLIVAAGGDGTINEVVNGIAFLEHRPKMAIIPAGTTNDYARALNIPRDNPLAAAQVILADQTRKMDIGRATFAEDGQYFVNIAACGSLTELTYGVPSEVKSALGYAAYLIKGAEMLPHLTENELRLTYDEGVYEGELSMLLLGMTNSIGGFEQIMPDAQLSDGLFQLIIVKPADPVKLLRLMALALNGRHVDDPDIIYTKTRNLKIELVGKSAEQKLPVNLDGEIGAYCPVTFENLQQRIEFYVGK from the coding sequence ATGACTAAAAAAGCAAGATTAATTTATAATCCTGTCTCCGGTCACGAGCAAATGCCCAAAAATGTCGGTGATATTTTAGATGTTTTGGAGCAAGCCGGGTATGAGGCAAGTAGTTTTCGGACTACTCCGCAGGCTAAGAGTGCGCAAACGGAAGCAACCCGTGCTGCTAATGCTGGATTTGATTTAATTGTTGCTGCCGGTGGAGATGGTACGATTAACGAAGTGGTTAATGGAATTGCATTTTTGGAGCATCGTCCTAAAATGGCCATCATTCCTGCCGGTACAACTAATGATTATGCTAGGGCATTAAATATTCCGCGGGATAACCCGCTAGCAGCTGCTCAAGTAATTTTGGCTGACCAAACTCGCAAAATGGATATTGGACGAGCAACATTTGCTGAAGATGGGCAATATTTCGTTAATATTGCCGCTTGTGGATCGCTGACTGAGTTAACTTATGGCGTGCCTTCAGAAGTTAAATCAGCTTTAGGGTATGCAGCTTACTTGATTAAGGGCGCTGAAATGTTGCCACATTTGACTGAAAATGAATTGCGTCTAACGTATGATGAAGGCGTCTATGAAGGCGAGTTGTCAATGTTGCTGTTAGGGATGACTAATTCAATCGGCGGTTTCGAGCAGATTATGCCAGATGCACAATTAAGCGACGGATTATTCCAATTAATCATCGTTAAGCCAGCAGATCCTGTTAAGTTATTACGTTTGATGGCGTTAGCCTTAAATGGGCGTCATGTTGACGATCCGGATATTATTTATACCAAAACCCGTAATTTAAAGATTGAATTAGTTGGTAAAAGTGCTGAGCAAAAATTGCCAGTTAACCTTGATGGTGAAATTGGTGCCTATTGTCCAGTTACCTTTGAAAATCTGCAACAACGAATTGAATTTTATGTTGGCAAATAA
- a CDS encoding PTS sugar transporter subunit IIB has protein sequence MAVEFCRIDDRLIHGQVVTTWLNVKQIEQVIIVDEQVANDKIQSNVLQMSVPRNIKLHIFSPQKFLKIVPNHPVSRRTMLLFASPFAVAEVVAGGYPISDLNIGGIRGNEQRKQYTKAVFLTDEERAVLEKLITQGTKINIQMVPSDSAVSLSEVLSK, from the coding sequence ATGGCAGTGGAGTTTTGTAGAATTGATGATCGCTTAATTCACGGTCAAGTAGTGACTACTTGGCTTAATGTTAAGCAAATTGAGCAGGTAATTATTGTTGATGAGCAAGTAGCAAATGATAAAATTCAGTCTAATGTGTTGCAAATGAGTGTACCGCGAAATATTAAGCTGCACATTTTTTCACCTCAAAAATTTTTGAAGATAGTACCTAATCATCCTGTTAGCAGGCGAACTATGTTACTATTCGCCTCACCATTTGCGGTGGCAGAAGTGGTAGCAGGAGGTTATCCAATTTCTGACTTAAACATTGGTGGAATTCGGGGGAACGAGCAGCGTAAACAATATACCAAAGCGGTCTTTTTAACAGATGAAGAAAGAGCAGTGCTTGAAAAATTAATTACTCAAGGCACCAAGATCAATATTCAAATGGTTCCAAGCGATAGCGCGGTTAGTTTGAGTGAGGTATTGAGCAAATGA
- a CDS encoding amidohydrolase family protein — protein sequence MATLFSNCNLFDAETAKMQDNAWLLVDDQGLIQASGTGPAPAAEQTVDLHGQYIVPGLINAHTHITMDPMNNRTAFVSETEATVNALKNLQTLLKNGVTTIRDCGAFSGADVKLMKLMQQGKVLGPEIVPSGRPMSITGGHGDFPEGEDGDTIWGHLTNSASDMRQAVREEFKHGAKNIKVMATGGVMSPTDRVDDTELSAEELNTAVEEAHSKHMTVASHAQGNRGIQLSIEAGVDSIEHGIFIDEQQAAYMKDHNICLVPTLNAPQCIADAPEGVLPDYMRNKNAEIKELFFNNVGMAIKHGVRVVVGTDAGTPFNRFDNGTTTEMKLLVEVGATPLQALLGATKYAAELLQVDEHCGTLTKGKQANFLVLSANPLVDVAALEQVDKQVYQAGKLIK from the coding sequence ATGGCTACCTTATTTTCTAATTGTAATTTATTTGATGCTGAGACGGCTAAGATGCAGGATAATGCGTGGTTATTGGTAGATGATCAGGGGCTTATTCAGGCTAGTGGCACGGGTCCAGCGCCTGCGGCCGAGCAAACAGTTGATTTGCATGGACAATACATAGTTCCAGGGTTAATTAATGCGCATACTCACATCACAATGGATCCAATGAATAATCGAACGGCATTTGTTAGTGAAACCGAGGCTACGGTAAATGCTTTAAAGAATTTGCAAACTTTACTTAAAAATGGAGTAACTACGATTCGTGATTGTGGTGCATTTTCTGGCGCTGATGTGAAGCTGATGAAGTTAATGCAACAAGGTAAAGTCCTGGGTCCAGAAATTGTTCCGTCAGGCCGACCAATGAGCATTACTGGTGGTCACGGTGATTTTCCAGAAGGTGAAGATGGTGACACAATTTGGGGACATTTGACCAATTCAGCCAGTGATATGCGCCAGGCAGTGCGTGAAGAGTTTAAGCATGGGGCGAAAAATATTAAGGTCATGGCAACTGGTGGCGTGATGTCGCCAACTGACCGCGTTGATGATACTGAACTGAGCGCTGAGGAATTAAATACGGCCGTTGAAGAAGCTCATTCCAAACATATGACTGTGGCTTCTCATGCACAAGGAAATCGCGGAATTCAACTGTCAATTGAGGCAGGGGTTGATTCAATCGAACACGGAATCTTTATCGATGAGCAGCAAGCTGCCTATATGAAAGACCATAATATTTGCTTGGTTCCAACCCTTAATGCACCACAATGTATTGCTGATGCACCAGAAGGAGTTTTACCAGACTATATGCGTAATAAAAACGCGGAAATCAAGGAACTATTCTTTAATAATGTTGGTATGGCTATCAAGCACGGTGTGCGAGTGGTCGTTGGTACAGATGCCGGTACGCCATTTAATCGCTTTGATAACGGTACGACTACCGAGATGAAGTTGCTGGTAGAAGTTGGCGCAACTCCGCTCCAGGCATTACTGGGTGCAACCAAGTATGCGGCAGAATTGCTGCAGGTTGATGAACATTGCGGCACTTTGACTAAAGGCAAGCAAGCTAACTTTTTGGTTTTATCGGCTAATCCATTAGTTGATGTTGCGGCACTTGAGCAAGTTGATAAACAGGTTTACCAGGCAGGAAAATTAATTAAATAA
- a CDS encoding PTS sugar transporter subunit IIC — translation MKVFIITILAFFLGIDDVSTKLFRRPLLIAPIVGLILGNLQAGLIIGATLEIMWMGIGNVGAYMAPDLITGTMISTALAIMGNPGRSISTMVATAITLAVPTSILAQQLLILVETINCSLNGWAKRLADKADVKGTFWLTWPPAILYGFTRAFPTFLALQFGAGAIQKVVSDLPKFIINGLSTAGSIIPAVGIALLMMSMLKKAELWLFLILGFVLSSYLKLEILPITLIALVFAFLYERATRETTPNSATKPAMAQVTSSDNIDEEDYDL, via the coding sequence ATGAAAGTTTTTATCATAACGATTTTAGCGTTTTTCTTAGGAATTGATGATGTTAGTACCAAGTTATTTCGCAGACCGCTATTAATTGCTCCGATTGTTGGGTTAATTCTGGGGAATTTGCAGGCAGGCCTAATAATTGGTGCAACACTAGAAATTATGTGGATGGGTATTGGCAATGTTGGTGCCTATATGGCACCAGACCTGATTACTGGGACAATGATAAGTACTGCATTAGCAATTATGGGTAATCCAGGTAGAAGTATTTCAACAATGGTAGCAACAGCAATTACATTAGCAGTTCCCACTTCGATTTTGGCTCAGCAGTTATTAATTTTAGTTGAAACTATTAATTGCTCACTTAATGGTTGGGCGAAAAGATTGGCTGATAAGGCGGACGTCAAGGGGACTTTCTGGTTAACTTGGCCGCCAGCAATCTTGTATGGCTTTACTAGGGCTTTTCCAACTTTTTTAGCATTACAGTTTGGCGCTGGTGCCATTCAAAAAGTTGTGAGCGATTTACCTAAATTTATCATTAATGGATTAAGCACAGCGGGATCAATTATTCCAGCAGTCGGTATTGCATTATTGATGATGTCGATGCTGAAAAAGGCTGAATTGTGGCTGTTTTTAATTTTGGGATTTGTGCTTTCCTCATATCTAAAGCTGGAAATTTTGCCGATTACTTTAATTGCTTTAGTTTTTGCCTTTCTATATGAGAGAGCAACACGGGAAACTACACCTAATTCAGCAACTAAACCAGCAATGGCCCAGGTAACAAGTTCAGACAATATTGATGAGGAGGATTATGACCTATGA
- a CDS encoding PTS sugar transporter subunit IIA: protein MSEKDGSVAVILASHGYFAQEALKSAEMIVGKQTNCAVLAVTEEMNLAQAKEQMARKYESLDTSNGTIILVDILGGTPSNVSGTFYLEKDHVLVLSGLNLPMLLDLFTNRGRSLPELAQSLASSYEIGFQNISARFEEQEEDENGSGVL from the coding sequence ATGAGTGAAAAAGATGGATCAGTAGCAGTGATCTTAGCTAGTCACGGATATTTTGCTCAGGAAGCATTGAAGAGTGCAGAAATGATTGTTGGCAAACAAACTAATTGTGCGGTATTAGCAGTTACTGAAGAGATGAATTTGGCACAGGCCAAGGAACAGATGGCACGCAAGTATGAATCACTTGATACAAGTAATGGCACGATTATTTTAGTTGATATTCTCGGTGGCACACCATCGAATGTTAGTGGAACTTTTTATTTAGAAAAGGATCACGTTTTAGTGTTAAGTGGGTTAAATTTACCGATGTTACTGGATTTATTTACTAATCGCGGGCGTAGTTTGCCAGAGCTGGCGCAGTCATTGGCAAGTTCATATGAAATTGGTTTTCAGAATATTTCAGCTAGATTTGAGGAGCAGGAGGAAGACGAAAATGGCAGTGGAGTTTTGTAG
- a CDS encoding SIS domain-containing protein has protein sequence MIIAETDPHIKIQISSLLSNDDVVVGISLSGHTKDLYDSLKLAKKNGAKIITISNDLSSPVSELANTKLQTAVSEFTSIGSVAGQISQLYLCDVLARGYEKYTKIDSKKLKENVLREIMKKEI, from the coding sequence TTGATTATAGCCGAGACTGACCCACACATCAAAATACAAATCAGTTCACTTTTAAGTAACGATGACGTTGTGGTTGGCATATCCCTTTCGGGTCATACCAAGGACTTATATGATTCTCTAAAGTTAGCCAAAAAAAATGGTGCCAAGATTATTACCATTTCCAATGATTTAAGTTCACCAGTTTCTGAACTTGCCAACACCAAATTGCAAACTGCAGTTAGCGAATTCACTAGTATTGGTTCGGTGGCTGGACAAATTTCTCAACTTTATCTCTGTGATGTTTTGGCACGTGGCTACGAAAAATATACCAAGATTGATAGTAAGAAATTAAAAGAGAATGTTCTACGAGAAATCATGAAAAAAGAAATTTAG
- a CDS encoding Bax inhibitor-1/YccA family protein: protein MNNFTNPERRQVHSISETNSFLTKMYGLMGMAVLVSALSAYLTMTTFRNVVMQMPPAMMWIILLVPLGLSMGISFKANRNPVAGLVMLMLLSVIYGFEFALLAGFYTGSQIASAFVAAAAVFISMALFGTFTKKDLTNWNAYLGAALIGFLVAWIVNMFLNSPTITYIFSFIGVIIFTGLVASDAQQMKRIYTNYGNQVSTNGLAILGALQLYLDFVNIFMFLLEIMGIGNDNNN from the coding sequence ATGAATAATTTTACTAATCCTGAAAGACGTCAAGTACATTCGATTTCAGAAACCAACAGTTTTTTGACAAAAATGTACGGCTTAATGGGTATGGCTGTTTTAGTCTCAGCTTTGAGCGCTTATCTGACGATGACAACTTTTAGAAACGTCGTCATGCAAATGCCACCAGCAATGATGTGGATCATTTTATTAGTTCCACTTGGATTATCGATGGGAATAAGCTTTAAGGCTAATCGTAATCCAGTTGCTGGACTAGTGATGCTAATGTTGCTTTCAGTCATCTACGGGTTCGAATTTGCCCTCTTAGCTGGCTTTTATACTGGTAGTCAAATTGCCTCAGCCTTTGTTGCAGCAGCTGCCGTTTTCATTTCAATGGCTCTTTTCGGTACTTTTACAAAGAAGGACTTGACAAATTGGAATGCGTATTTAGGAGCTGCCTTAATCGGCTTTTTAGTTGCTTGGATTGTCAACATGTTTCTTAACAGTCCAACAATTACCTATATTTTCTCATTCATTGGCGTTATTATTTTCACCGGTTTGGTCGCAAGCGATGCCCAACAAATGAAGCGAATCTATACAAATTATGGTAATCAAGTTTCAACTAACGGCTTAGCTATTTTAGGAGCTTTGCAATTGTACCTGGACTTTGTTAATATTTTTATGTTCTTGTTAGAAATTATGGGTATCGGAAACGATAACAATAATTAA
- a CDS encoding DNA/RNA helicase domain-containing protein, translating into MLNSNIEDPIVFDTKYNIETAMKLENIIHTNYKNNKKAEDLLTEFPTVYVINARNSHNTFSVYVGETNDIQRRTIEHLGEDPEIREDFDDFRESKNAQIFVIGQEHFNKSITLDIENRLMQYLSGVPTVTKLTNRRFNEQNKYYDSDEFDELFDKIWSKLNKKSPSLFPDRNELKNKAIFKASPFNKLTIEQQRVKEKVIVKIDRALQKNNKDNQAKLILIEGNAGSGKTVLVSNIFYDLIHENRLANKKFKISIIVNQDEQLKVYEEIVNKLFPKEFNIRVLKPATFINSTTIKGKDDIVIVDEAHLLLTQNSQAYYGHGKRMIEDILKRAKVVLAVFDPGQILSIDSIIDENYMSDLVDKTDGETLVLENQMRIDASEATIDWIRSLIDKDQILPIPKDNKYEIKIFDDPAKMQQEITTINQTQFNGISRMVATFDWQYSGGKAKLPVGQEYWQVSEGNWKMPWNHEIKRRDAYEKKHRNKLVKYSDLPWAEKDYTIGEIGSLYTVQGFDLNYVGVVLGPSVKYRNGKIVHDPLESQNKKATNKLHSSQSYAEKLLRNEFNVLMTRGVHGLYIYAVDPELRTALKNCK; encoded by the coding sequence ATGCTAAATTCAAATATTGAAGATCCAATTGTTTTTGATACAAAGTATAATATTGAAACTGCAATGAAATTAGAAAATATAATACATACTAATTATAAAAATAATAAAAAAGCAGAAGATTTACTAACAGAATTTCCTACAGTTTATGTAATAAATGCAAGAAATTCGCACAATACTTTTTCAGTTTATGTTGGTGAAACAAATGATATTCAAAGAAGAACTATAGAACATCTTGGGGAAGATCCAGAAATACGGGAAGATTTTGATGATTTCAGAGAGTCAAAAAATGCTCAAATTTTTGTAATTGGACAAGAACATTTTAATAAATCGATAACATTAGACATTGAAAATAGGTTAATGCAGTATTTGAGTGGTGTACCGACTGTTACTAAATTGACTAATAGGCGCTTTAATGAACAAAATAAATATTATGATTCTGACGAATTTGACGAATTATTTGATAAAATTTGGTCAAAGTTAAATAAAAAGTCTCCTAGTTTATTTCCAGATCGCAATGAATTAAAAAACAAAGCAATTTTTAAAGCTTCACCTTTTAATAAGCTGACCATTGAGCAGCAACGAGTTAAGGAAAAGGTAATTGTCAAAATTGATCGAGCTTTACAAAAAAATAATAAGGATAATCAAGCAAAGTTAATCTTGATTGAGGGTAATGCAGGATCAGGGAAAACTGTTTTGGTAAGTAATATTTTTTATGACCTAATTCATGAAAATAGATTAGCAAATAAAAAATTTAAGATTTCTATTATAGTTAATCAAGATGAACAATTAAAAGTATACGAAGAGATAGTGAACAAGCTTTTTCCAAAAGAATTTAACATTAGAGTTTTGAAACCAGCCACATTTATCAACTCTACTACTATAAAAGGGAAAGATGATATAGTTATAGTTGATGAAGCACATTTATTACTGACACAAAATAGTCAAGCATATTATGGTCATGGTAAGCGAATGATTGAGGATATTTTAAAAAGAGCTAAAGTGGTATTAGCAGTCTTTGATCCTGGTCAAATTTTGTCGATAGATTCAATTATTGATGAAAATTATATGTCTGACTTAGTCGATAAAACTGATGGAGAAACTTTAGTTTTAGAGAATCAAATGAGAATCGATGCAAGTGAAGCAACAATAGATTGGATTCGCTCCTTAATAGACAAAGATCAGATTTTACCTATACCAAAAGATAACAAATATGAAATAAAAATATTTGATGATCCAGCGAAAATGCAACAAGAAATTACAACTATAAATCAAACTCAGTTTAATGGCATAAGCAGGATGGTAGCAACTTTTGACTGGCAATATTCTGGAGGCAAAGCTAAGCTTCCTGTCGGTCAAGAATACTGGCAAGTCTCAGAAGGTAATTGGAAAATGCCTTGGAATCATGAAATTAAGAGACGTGATGCATATGAAAAGAAGCATCGTAATAAGTTAGTAAAATATTCTGATCTTCCATGGGCTGAAAAAGATTATACTATTGGAGAAATAGGATCGCTTTATACAGTACAAGGATTTGATTTAAATTATGTTGGTGTTGTTTTAGGGCCATCCGTTAAATACCGTAATGGAAAAATAGTTCATGATCCTCTTGAAAGCCAAAATAAAAAGGCAACTAATAAGTTACATTCAAGTCAAAGTTATGCTGAAAAATTGTTAAGAAATGAATTTAACGTTTTAATGACTAGAGGAGTTCATGGTTTGTACATTTATGCAGTTGATCCTGAATTACGGACTGCTTTAAAAAATTGTAAATAA
- a CDS encoding tyrosine-protein phosphatase, with the protein MGNQPQSQKIDTVVSESQTGAFQIKLPRSQLPKYFIIRSDSFTTNIFAERVLPLDNAINLRDMGGYRANDGRFVRWGKLFRGDQLTNLNSEDQQILTNYGIQTIVDYRSPHERQIHPNKFIPTVTQILNCDPQSSFSEAAASVVDLKGENEKLVQSLKNGEIAQKYLNDRGENVIESYQDLVISSVAQKAYGSLLKAVVRQEALPILHHCRGGKDRTGFGSMLVLLLLNVQEDEIVKDYMLTKVIRKDRNHLKYELYHELVQEKAYLDYLMAMIDTRESYIKAALNKIRELFGTPENYLQEHFGISNTEIQQVRDFYLEKGNSNE; encoded by the coding sequence ATGGGCAATCAGCCACAGAGCCAAAAAATTGATACAGTAGTTAGCGAAAGTCAAACTGGAGCTTTTCAAATAAAGCTACCACGTAGTCAGTTACCAAAATATTTTATTATCAGGTCGGATAGTTTTACCACGAATATTTTTGCTGAACGTGTTCTGCCGTTAGATAATGCGATTAATTTGCGAGATATGGGCGGGTATCGGGCTAATGATGGACGCTTTGTCAGATGGGGAAAACTATTCCGTGGTGATCAATTAACCAATCTTAATAGTGAAGATCAACAAATCTTAACTAATTACGGGATACAGACAATTGTGGATTATCGTTCGCCACATGAAAGGCAGATTCACCCGAATAAATTTATTCCGACAGTCACGCAAATTTTAAATTGTGATCCACAATCAAGTTTTTCTGAAGCAGCTGCTAGTGTAGTTGATTTGAAAGGCGAAAATGAAAAATTAGTCCAATCATTGAAAAATGGTGAGATTGCACAAAAATATCTCAACGATCGCGGGGAAAATGTCATTGAAAGTTATCAGGACTTAGTTATCTCGTCAGTTGCTCAAAAGGCTTACGGTAGCCTATTAAAAGCAGTGGTTAGGCAGGAGGCTTTACCAATACTCCACCATTGCCGCGGTGGCAAAGATCGAACGGGCTTTGGTTCAATGTTAGTTTTATTACTATTAAATGTACAAGAAGATGAGATTGTTAAGGATTACATGTTAACCAAAGTAATACGTAAAGACCGTAATCACCTTAAATATGAGTTGTATCATGAATTGGTTCAAGAAAAGGCGTATTTAGATTATTTGATGGCAATGATTGATACTAGAGAATCTTACATCAAAGCAGCACTTAATAAAATAAGGGAATTATTTGGAACACCTGAAAATTATCTGCAAGAACATTTTGGAATTAGTAACACAGAAATTCAGCAGGTAAGGGATTTTTATTTAGAGAAAGGAAATAGCAATGAGTGA
- a CDS encoding TetR-like C-terminal domain-containing protein yields the protein MEKYMTLPCAEKVLKSALTKNIRTKYTVSLFCREAKIDRGTFYNHYRNLSDLFLSVLTLQMKRALKCQNSEHLNSIFYRLLKVIAENKFFYFNIISLANDPYTFYAVLRKELAFAIEEYLRPRTAFSVRKVELISNAIYTVINHWVKGFCQQDIRDVYQTIGLLLVNLEEPEKL from the coding sequence ATGGAGAAATATATGACATTACCATGTGCAGAAAAAGTTTTAAAAAGTGCATTAACCAAAAATATTCGTACTAAATATACCGTTAGCCTATTTTGTAGAGAGGCAAAAATAGATCGTGGAACATTTTATAATCATTATCGCAACCTTTCTGATTTATTTTTGTCAGTTTTGACTCTGCAAATGAAAAGAGCCCTGAAGTGTCAGAACTCGGAACACCTTAATAGCATTTTTTATCGTTTGCTTAAAGTGATAGCTGAAAATAAGTTTTTCTATTTCAATATAATTTCTCTTGCCAATGACCCTTATACCTTTTATGCTGTATTGCGTAAAGAATTAGCATTTGCTATTGAAGAGTATTTACGACCCCGAACTGCTTTTTCAGTAAGAAAAGTTGAGTTGATTTCAAATGCTATATATACTGTTATCAATCATTGGGTAAAAGGATTTTGTCAGCAGGATATTCGCGATGTTTATCAAACGATTGGGTTATTATTGGTAAATTTGGAAGAACCAGAAAAATTGTAA